In Rhodamnia argentea isolate NSW1041297 chromosome 5, ASM2092103v1, whole genome shotgun sequence, the DNA window TCCAATTACGTCGCTTGTCATCCAGGTATTGCTGATGCTGATCATCCTGAGAGGACAAGCAGAATGGTGAACGCATGTTCTCTTTCAAAACAAGATCCGCCTCTGATTAGGATGATTCAGAATACTTCCACAAAGAATACGGGTGTAAGTTTATGATTCTGCTTAAGTTCAGAACCCAGAGCCAGTCAACGGCTAGAAGGTCCTTGAAGTATCACATCACTACTCTGTCCTTTTCATCTTTGCCCCCTCATAATGCTCAttgcaattttaatttgaatgtcGCTATGCGCTCTTTCTGTCATAGGTAAATGctttttttagatttcttttGAAGAACTCTTGCTTATGGAAATCTCCCAATTCTacttttcgtctttttactttCACTACTTTGTATTGAAGTCCcttactttcaatttttctaatcaacTCCTCGACTTACACCTGTCTAATCAAGTACCTCCGCcacaaattatattcaaatccaATTGAGGCGGCTATCGAAGGAAGCTGGATTGTAATGCGAATCAAATATTGCCTACATGGACACCTGCTGTGGGCTGTAGATagcgatttaatttttttagttttttttttttttttggctcccaCCACTATTCATCGTGGGTATCTATGTAGGCAATATCTAATCCATGTCACAATCTGGGGTCTTCTGACAGTGACAGCCACGTCAGCTGGATTTGGTTGGATATTGTATCGGAGGGACTTGATTAGACATTTTAAATTAAGtaggacttgattagaaaattgaaagaaagagaCCTGATTAGAAAACTACTGAAAGTAAAAGAGTGAAAAGTAGAAATCTTCCTACGTTTTAAGGAGGCTCCTCACTCTAATAGGAAATGATATTATTCTTGATGAATTTCACAATTTGCTGCTTAGTTATATATGTTTCGTGAATGTTTTGGTGCAGTCTTTGATTCTTAACTTCTTATACTAATCTACCCTAAATAATGAATTAGTATCACCTTTTCTCTAATGTTTTTAATATTGGCTTTGCAGACTGGAATGGAGACAAACCAGCTAATGATAAGTGATGGAAGAAATGTACTGGGTTCTGACCCAAATCAAATTAGAAGGGAACACGAATTAATGAGGAGCAGCAAAGACGATGAAGTTTTGACTTTGGATCATGCAGCTGAAGTCTCTGAAAAAAACTCAGTAGAGGTAGATTGTGGGATTCTAGATCACCAGTTGAGGCATGTTTGCAGCTTAACATATGactgatttttcctttccattattcttaatttttctttaggGATCTCTGAAGAATATGACCGTGTTGAGTGATTTGGACAATGCAAGTGGGGCGGAACATGGAACCAAGGAAATGCAGTCCCTCATCGAGATAGAGGAATCTTTAGACAAGAAACTTGACGAAGCTCAAGAGCAGAGGCGGAGATGcgagattgaagaaagaaatgctcttaaAGCTTATCGTAAAGCGCAAAGGGCTTTGATTGAGGCTAATGCCAAGTGTTCTCAGCTCTATCATCAAAGAGAATTGTATTCATCACGATTGCGATCCTTTATTATGCATGATACAAGCTTATTTTGGTCCTCCTTGCATAACAAACATTTGGGAGTTCAGGTGAAATCCTCTGATAATCTGAATCAGAATGTGGATTCACTGCCCTCATCCAGCCATAATATGCAGAATGAATATGATCAATCTAATCAACCAGGTTACGCATCTAATATCCGATGCCTGGATGGTGTTCCCGGTGATTCCTCTCATCTTCCTGTGAACAGCTCAGAGCAATGCAGTGAACCAGATGCTAGCACATCAGAGCCATTGTCTCACAAGGGCCCGAGAGTTGCTAATGAGGAATTTTCTCCCTTAATTGGCCCAAATAGGTCAGTCGATGAAGATGTGGATATTCCGCCTGACCATAATTTTGCTCAATCCAAACAAGGATCCCAGAGAGAGGCCCAAAAAGATGGGGAAAGGCATGAGAGCATGACCAGCGAGGTTAGTACAAAGATCTCCGATGAAAACTCTCATGATTTTCTACTTCGTGAAGCAACTTTAAGATCAGAGCTAGTTGCACGGTTGGGGACCAAAAGTTCACAGTATCCAAAAGGTTCGTGTAGCATGGAGGCTGTCATTGAACAAAGGTCTCAAAGTGATCCTGGAAGTGAGAAAACCCATATGAGTAACTGGAGTGCACCAAACTCTGATGCGGAGAGAGTTAGGCATGCAGATTTTGAAGGTTAGTGTTCTCAGCGAGAAATGtttcaacttttttcttttcctatttttagcAGAATATTTGAGTGCTTATGTATAATTATTCGTGTGCTtgcttcattatttttattttgggccataCTTTATGATTATCTCCATCACTATTGATATTCAATAAATGATAGAAAGAGGCGAGAAGTTGAGATAATGTTGCCTCTTTGTCCAGGATCTCTATGCTAGAATTTGGTTGAAGCATCTAGATGCTGTATCTGATATATAGAATAAGAATTGATCCAATCTTTTTCTTGGCTTAGTTTGGTTGTTTGAATTGACATATGCTCTACTTCTTTTGGAGACAAGGAGACAGCAGAAATTTATGGGTTTATGAGCTTTACCCTTAGAAATTTCTTGTTTATTGTATATATTCACACATGGATGATTAAAAATTTCTGTTGCGATATCATTTTTTATGCCGCCCTGATAATGTAGGCACTAACAAGCTAGAGGGACACCCACATGATGTCGTGGAAGAAGGTGAAAGCAGAATGTCTCTGGACAATTCGGCTTCTATAATAAGAAGTGCATTTTGTCATGTGAAAGACGTATCTTCATTCAAATTAAGCAGACCTCAGCAGAAAAGGCTCATGTATGATGCGCGTAATGATGAGGGAGTTTCCATATATTCATCAACAAGCTCATCCAAGGAGACTGATGGGGGTCTTCTTTCAGAAGACACTGCCTCCTATTCCTGCAATGTTGCTGTGGACCCACTTTGGCCACTCTGCATGTATGAGCTTCGAGGAAAGTGCAACAATGACGAATGTCCATGGCAACATATTAAGAAGTGTTCAGATGGAAAAATGCGTCAGAACCTGTATAGTGATGCTAATGGTAATGGCATGGTACTTCTCAcgatgtttttcaaaaaaattttgttgatGGCTTGCTTTATTTTGCTGATACAGAAGTTGCAGATATTCTAAAATTTCTCGAAAATTGCAGATTGCCACATTGAATCAACGTCAAGTGCAAAAAGATGGGCTGTTCTGCCAAGTTTTTCAAAGTGCTCTCCAACTTATGTAGTTGGATTAGATATTCTGAAGGCTGATTCACGTTCATATGAAGCAGTTGTTACCCAGAATATTGGTCAATGCTGGCAAAAATGTTTTAGTATCTCCTTAGTTATATCGAGTGTCCCTAAACAAGTACGGCCTATGGATGACTCAGTTCTGCAAAATAGTGATGGGCGTATCGAAATCAGTGGATGCCAGAGCAGACAATCCTCATTCTTCCGGAATAGAAATGGCAGCTTGGTTTGTCTTGTGTGTTCTTTTATTAGATTGACTTACAGCTTTGCCTGATGCTTGCCCTGTTATGACTTTTCCTGTTTTgtggtttttaaaaaattagtttccaAATACTGACGGGGGAGGTGTTAGTGGGTGGTTAGTTATTTTGATTGATCAACTAAGTGCAATGAAGCTCATTATTTTTCAAGATTCATTGAGTTACCTTCCTGAAGGGAATTTTGTTGTAGCAGTTACGAGTTTTGCTTGTCTGTAGGGTGCCATTTTTTAAAGGGTAACGTTGGACAGTTTGATATGATATTTCAGTTCTCCTGGTTTCAGTATATTTTGTCAAATTGTTAGCTATAAATGCTTAAATTTGCTCaatttcgttctttctttttcattgttcCATcacttactaattttttttttctgtttcaatCTTATTTGACCTTGTGTATGTGATGGAACCACATTCAtagaattttgaatttcttgatTGTTTCATTTTCCATATGAATATCTCAGCTTTATTActcattttcgtttttgtttCCTCCCTTTATGACATATCTTAGAATCAGATAAACCAAGGTTCAATTGATGGTCAAGCCCTGGAAATGGCTCTTCTTATTTTGAATCAGGATGGTAATAAactagagagaaagaaaaaggtacTTCTGCTTCTTCAGTGCGGAGTATCGGCAACATTCTTCAACTTGCTTGCATCCCTTTTCTCCACCCTTTCTCTTCTGGACAGCTAAAAAATAAGTTCGAAAGAGAGCTAGATCATGCCAGATTCTTTGCACTCTTAATAGGAATTGTGTTTTTGGCCgaaataatttatcttctcGTCTTTAAAGGTTGGCATATCCCAGGCTCTTGCTGTGTTGTCACGTGCACTCGAGGCTGATCCAGCTTCTGTGGTTCTTTGGAGTGTGTATCTTGTTATTTACTATAGCGAGATGAAGACAGCTGGAAAGGATGACATGTATTACATTGCGGTATGTTTGGCAGCTTCCTGATTAATTTATGAGGAGACAACATTATCTAATCTGAATACTGCCTCTATAGGTATCGAGAATGAACTGAGGACATGTCTGTGCATATTATGAACTTCTTGCTCCTGACAATAAGTTGGTACCAGCAACACTTGCTGTAACATTCCAACGGTTCCTTTTCTATTAAGACTGTTTACATTGAACTGTGCATGCATCATAGTATATTTCCGTAATCTAAACGTTGAAGTTATTGGATCTTAACTTCTCACCTTTCCGCCTTTTATATTTCCCAACTCTCTTGTTTAGAACTTATGTAGACACTCACCACAGATCAACCGTCCATTTTTCCTCCCACTTATTTGACCGGGAGTACTATAATTTCGGGAACTTCATGTGTCATGCTAATGTTCTTGTGTGAAGACTAATCTCTTTCCTCTGGTGGAAGGATTAGAGAATGGAAGTATACTTTGTTTGGGTTTATGGGCTTAAATAGTTATTATTTACTATGGATTGTCCGTCTTCTCACCATTTTCCTCCCCAACTTTTTATAATCCATCATATCATTCTCGTGTAGTTACGCCACTTCTCTAATCCTCCTAAGTATCAGGAGCAAATATGATGATATTTCCTAGAGACGTACTCATCTGTTTTCTTTCAGGTCAAGCATAACCAAGGATCGTACGAACTCTGGCTGATGTACATCAATAGTCGTAGCAAGCTCGAGGATCGACTTCATGCATATGAGGATGCTTTACTGGCACTTTGTCACCATTCATCTGCTTCTAATGGTCATGCCAGTACGCGCATCTTGGATTTATTCCTGCAGATGGTGAACTGCTTTTGCTTGTGTGGAAGGGTGGACAAGGCGATAGAGATGATCTGCGAAACCCTGCCGAGTGCAGAAAACTCTGATGAACGGTTAACTTTGTTGCTTTCTAATATCCTCTCACGCTTAACAATTGCTGACAAATGCATCTtctggatttgttgtgtgtacTTAGTTATTTACAGGAAACTTCCTGATGCTATAGTACAGCAGTTTGAATGTGAGAAAGAGCTCCACTTAATTGATTGGCCCTCTGCTCATCTGGGAGAGGATGACCGGCAGAGAGCTTTTGACCTTGTGGATTTTGCAATACGTTGTGACATCACCGAGGCATCACTTGCAGATGACGCTAATATCAGATTGGCTCAGCATTTCGCTGTGAACCATTTTAGATGTGCAGTGGTACTCAATGGCTTAAACTGCGATAGGTATTTGTTGCAGAGATTTGAGACAATGTATCCAACCAGCTTAGAACTACTACTCCTTTCTGCACGGGCAGGGGAGtgtgattttgaggattttagtTCAGGTTTTGAGAATGCACTTAATAAGTGGCCAAGAGAAGCTCCAGGCTTTCATTGCATCTGGAATCAGTTTGCTGAATATGCTTTGCAGAATGGAAGACATGACCTTGCAAAAGACATCATGGATCGTTGGTTTCTCTCTGCTTGGCAAGTCAGATATCCCCATGATGAAGGTGTGGCTGAGATGGATCAAGATAATTCATGTTCCTCTCCAATTGTTGCTTCTCAAGCGGATAGTCATGCTGCAGCATCTAGTTATAGTCGGATGGATGAGATTTTTGGATTCCTTAATCTTTCTCTGCTTAAGTTGTTGCAGAACCAACTTGCAGAGGCTCGCGTAGCAATTGACAAGGCGCTACATGTTGCAACTTCTGAGAACTACAAGCTTTGTGTAAGAGAGCATGCCAAGTTTCTGCTAATGGATGGGACGGTAGCGAAGGAGGGTGCTCAAATCAGTGGGATACTGGACTATATGAGTGTTTATATAAATGATCCTCGAGCTTTTCCTATCACTGAGACGTTGCCTCGAAAGTTCATAGGAGATATAAAAAGAATCAGGGTTCAGCAGCTGATTAAGAATATCTTATGTCCTGTTTCATCTAATTTTTCACTTGTGAACCTGGTCCTTGAGGCATGGTGCGGTCCGTCTCTTTTACCTCAAGAGTTTGATAAGCCCGATCATCTAGTGGACTTTGTCGAAGCCATGTTGGAAATTTCCCCATCAAATTATCCTCTGGCTGTTTCAGTTTGTAAGCTAATCAAGAGAGACTTAAAGTCCTCAGCTGTTACCTCTGCCAGTCTCTTGTTCTGGGCAAGTTCTGTCTTGTTAAGCACAATTTCTCACGCAGTTCCAGTAGCACCGGAGTATGCATGGGTAGAAGCAGCTGCTGTTCTGGTAAATATTTCGGGTATCGACGCCATTTTGGATGGGTTCTATAAGAGAGCTTTATCTGTGTATCCATTCTCTGTTAAACTGTGGAACTCCTTTCTTATTTCGATGAAGAGTGAAAAGGATGCAAGCTCTGTCCTCAGAGCAGCTGAAGAGAAGGGCATTGAAGCCGATCCAGAGTTTCTCTTGACCATTATGAGGTTACAGGTTGAtgaaatgtagcaacttttgtTTCTGTTGAAGGTCGCACTCCAATTTGCGTTGACTGGTGCATTGGCAACCCTTGGAACAGGCTTCAAGATGCATTCATGCTGCGGGTGGATATGCTGACATAAGACATAGGAAGCACACTGAGTATAGATGACATGCACAGGACTAGATAGATGTAAGTAGCCATTACGTTTTCTCACAGTTACTACATATGCGAAGTTTTGGTCGATGAAAGTTAGCTTAGGATAGAAAGTCTGTGACTTTGGGGTCAGGCTTTATCTTTTGTGCCCCACGAAGAGGCTTTACTCACGCAAAAGGTTATCTCATTCGTTCTTATAGATGGTGTTAAGACCTTTTGGGCTCCCTTGCTAGTACAGTAATCAATTGATGTTTTGTTAGATCAACATTTACATTTTTGCGCTTGTGAAGTTACTTGAAAATGCAAATTGAGTGTCTTTCCGCATTTATATTTGATCTATCCAACCCTCTATGCTTTGTTTATGGGCATTTGTAGCCAAAGTGCTGTGGATCATAGAAAAGATTCTCTCACAAACAAATCAGCCCATTGGCCTTTTTTAAGGGGTAATCGGAACACACATACATTTGGTGTTGAACTGCCATGTTGTGGCTCGATCAAATCCAAGGAGCACGGTTATTAGCTACAAGCATTTGTTTTTGGACTACTTTTTATCGTTGGTGTAGAAGTACCAAATATATGCAAAAATGCCGATAGCTTGTAATCAATCAATCAGAATTTCAGAACCTACTCACTCGATGGGCCTGGTTGTGATCTGTTCGGGCTTATGTGGGCTTCTTTGTATGGCCTTGCTCAAGCCCACACATGCCCATTTCCATGGGCTGGTCAAGCTTCCAGACTTCGCCCATCAAAAAGAGTGTGCGATCAAGGCCTGCCCATGTGGTCCAAACCATAATTGTCGTTCAAAGTCTTGAAAAACGGAAAACGTAAAAATACGAAGAAAAGCAAGTACCAATGGACATAAAAAGCAAATAAATGCAAACCAATTATGTAGAACGAAAACCTCTATTAGTCACCACATAAGTGAAGTTcgggaaaattgttaaaaaaagttctaaatctattacggTTTTGCTAATTcacttctaaatcttttaatttttggctaattgagttcattcgatcaatttttatatgaaattgCTAATATGAATGCTAGCTGACCTACATGGCACAGCCAGCGCTCAAGTaaatagtttttaataatattctaatattttaaattaatttttctgattttttcttaattcttttttcctttgttcttcccTTTGCCAGTGGCCTGCCATTGACCATGGCATACAAGGGTCACCGTTGCCTACCATAAGCAAGGCCTGGATAGGCAAGGGCGAGCCCTGGCGAGGGTGAGCTCCAGCGAGGGCTCCCCTCGCCTAATCCGGCCTTGGCAAGGCCAAACCTCACCGTGCCTCGCCAAATGGAGTGAGGCCGGCCCTCGCCCAGGCCAAAGGCAACATTGTTGGGCATCGCCCTCCggcaaagggaagaagaaaaggcaaaaaaaaaaaaaaatcaataaaaacaattaaaaatagaaaaaaatattaaaatgttgtgaaaaatcatcaacatcGGCGCCGGCCGTGCCATGTAAGATAGTCGGTGCCCACGTCGGTGGTTTCTGGtaaaaattagccggatggactcaactgGCCAAatgttaaa includes these proteins:
- the LOC115726702 gene encoding uncharacterized protein LOC115726702 isoform X5; this encodes MNQVGHKPGRSGTGGSSGPNSNLVISFSDDESSSDSDEGRQDKSSEDIAKTVRMNGNQKPPTLARKTSKKLGYPTRDSKQMMSKKNPSSRTFIHPKTKNQGANNGIGSAPSIGQGSTSRSLSMLNQKLECQEHGSDHVVGSRNLELQDLRQQIALRETELKLKLAHQNKQSVFGSLRNSYSLNLNRNPGGISVTASPHLPRSLDFPQLDAKEPPRKRLKVGVSSYAQRCVEQSTTAAKLCPPPKDLLLETGKMDKADHGPKPNSMNMTELSVTRCEMRDSERVVMASANLHGIADADHPERTSRMVNACSLSKQDPPLIRMIQNTSTKNTGTGMETNQLMISDGRNVLGSDPNQIRREHELMRSSKDDEVLTLDHAAEVSEKNSVEGSLKNMTVLSDLDNASGAEHGTKEMQSLIEIEESLDKKLDEAQEQRRRCEIEERNALKAYRKAQRALIEANAKCSQLYHQRELYSSRLRSFIMHDTSLFWSSLHNKHLGVQVKSSDNLNQNVDSLPSSSHNMQNEYDQSNQPGYASNIRCLDGVPGDSSHLPVNSSEQCSEPDASTSEPLSHKGPRVANEEFSPLIGPNRSVDEDVDIPPDHNFAQSKQGSQREAQKDGERHESMTSEVSTKISDENSHDFLLREATLRSELVARLGTKSSQYPKGSCSMEAVIEQRSQSDPGSEKTHMSNWSAPNSDAERVRHADFEGTNKLEGHPHDVVEEGESRMSLDNSASIIRSAFCHVKDVSSFKLSRPQQKRLMYDARNDEGVSIYSSTSSSKETDGGLLSEDTASYSCNVAVDPLWPLCMYELRGKCNNDECPWQHIKKCSDGKMRQNLYSDANDCHIESTSSAKRWAVLPSFSKCSPTYVVGLDILKADSRSYEAVVTQNIGQCWQKCFSISLVISSVPKQVRPMDDSVLQNSDGRIEISGCQSRQSSFFRNRNGSLVCLNQINQGSIDGQALEMALLILNQDGNKLERKKKVGISQALAVLSRALEADPASVVLWSVYLVIYYSEMKTAGKDDMYYIAVKHNQGSYELWLMYINSRSKLEDRLHAYEDALLALCHHSSASNGHASTRILDLFLQMVNCFCLCGRVDKAIEMICETLPSAENSDERLTLLLSNILSRLTIADKCIFWICCVYLVIYRKLPDAIVQQFECEKELHLIDWPSAHLGEDDRQRAFDLVDFAIRCDITEASLADDANIRLAQHFAVNHFRCAVVLNGLNCDRYLLQRFETMYPTSLELLLLSARAGECDFEDFSSGFENALNKWPREAPGFHCIWNQFAEYALQNGRHDLAKDIMDRWFLSAWQVRYPHDEGVAEMDQDNSCSSPIVASQADSHAAASSYSRMDEIFGFLNLSLLKLLQNQLAEARVAIDKALHVATSENYKLCVREHAKFLLMDGTVAKEGAQISGILDYMSVYINDPRAFPITETLPRKFIGDIKRIRVQQLIKNILCPVSSNFSLVNLVLEAWCGPSLLPQEFDKPDHLVDFVEAMLEISPSNYPLAVSVCKLIKRDLKSSAVTSASLLFWASSVLLSTISHAVPVAPEYAWVEAAAVLVNISGIDAILDGFYKRALSVYPFSVKLWNSFLISMKSEKDASSVLRAAEEKGIEADPEFLLTIMRLQVDEM
- the LOC115726702 gene encoding uncharacterized protein LOC115726702 isoform X6, translating into MVDAGGPTAISIEYPTRPSIQTKHEKSLGMNQVGHKPGRSGTGGSSGPNSNLVISFSDDESSSDSDEGRQDKSSEDIAKTVRMNGNQKPPTLARKTSKKLGYPTRDSKQMMSKKNPSSRTFIHPKTKNQGANNGIGSAPSIGQGSTSRSLSMLNQKLECQEHGSDHVVGSRNLELQDLRQQIALRETELKLKLAHQNKQSVFGSLRNSYSLNLNRNPGGISVTASPHLPRSLDFPQLDAKEPPRKRLKVGVSSYAQRCVEQSTTAAKLCPPPKDLLLETGKMDKADHGPKPNSMNMTELSVTRCEMRDSERVVMASANLHGIADADHPERTSRMVNACSLSKQDPPLIRMIQNTSTKNTGTGMETNQLMISDGRNVLGSDPNQIRREHELMRSSKDDEVLTLDHAAEVSEKNSVEGSLKNMTVLSDLDNASGAEHGTKEMQSLIEIEESLDKKLDEAQEQRRRCEIEERNALKAYRKAQRALIEANAKCSQLYHQRELYSSRLRSFIMHDTSLFWSSLHNKHLGVQVKSSDNLNQNVDSLPSSSHNMQNEYDQSNQPGYASNIRCLDGVPGDSSHLPVNSSEQCSEPDASTSEPLSHKGPRVANEEFSPLIGPNRSVDEDVDIPPDHNFAQSKQGSQREAQKDGERHESMTSEVSTKISDENSHDFLLREATLRSELVARLGTKSSQYPKGSCSMEAVIEQRSQSDPGSEKTHMSNWSAPNSDAERVRHADFEGTNKLEGHPHDVVEEGESRMSLDNSASIIRSAFCHVKDVSSFKLSRPQQKRLMYDARNDEGVSIYSSTSSSKETDGGLLSEDTASYSCNVAVDPLWPLCMYELRGKCNNDECPWQHIKKCSDGKMRQNLYSDANDCHIESTSSAKRWAVLPSFSKCSPTYVVGLDILKADSRSYEAVVTQNIGQCWQKCFSISLVISSVPKQVRPMDDSVLQNSDGRIEISGCQSRQSSFFRNRNGSLVCLNQINQGSIDGQALEMALLILNQDGNKLERKKKVGISQALAVLSRALEADPASVVLWSVYLVIYYSEMKTAGKDDMYYIAVKHNQGSYELWLMYINSRSKLEDRLHAYEDALLALCHHSSASNGHASTRILDLFLQMVNCFCLCGRVDKAIEMICETLPSAENSDERLTLLLSNILSRLTIADKCIFWICCVYLVIYRKLPDAIVQQFECEKELHLIDWPSAHLGEDDRQRAFDLVDFAIRCDITEASLADDANIRLAQHFAVNHFRCAVVLNGLNCDRYLLQRFETMYPTSLELLLLSARAGECDFEDFSSGFENALNKWPREAPGFHCIWNQFAEYALQNGRHDLAKDIMDRWFLSAWQVRYPHDEGVAEMDQDNSCSSPIVASQADSHAAASSYSRMDEIFGFLNLSLLKLLQNQLAEARVAIDKALHVATSENYKLCVREHAKFLLMDGTVAKEGAQISGILDYMSVYINDPRAFPITETLPRKFIGDIKRIRVQQLIKNILCPVSSNFSLVNLVLEAWCGPSLLPQEFDKPDHLVDFVEAMLEISPSNYPLAVSVCKLIKRDLKSSAVTSASLLFWASSVLLSTISHAVPVAPEYAWVEAAAVLVNISGIDAILDGFYKRALSVYPFSVKLWNSFLISMKSEKDASSVLRAAEEKGIEADPEFLLTIMRLQVDEM
- the LOC115726702 gene encoding uncharacterized protein LOC115726702 isoform X3 — protein: MEEPSSKAPVPAPTRTRTTQSAPPIAPSSQFNPKPPKAKEEGELSSSDDDDEPADYTAAQLDTGAVLSGRSHQALSASEISQGNHVKVDAGGPTAISIEYPTRPSIQTKHEKSLGMNQVGHKPGRSGTGGSSGPNSNLVISFSDDESSSDSDEGRQDKSSEDIAKTVRMNGNQKPPTLARKTSKKLGYPTRDSKQMMSKKNPSSRTFIHPKTKNQGANNGIGSAPSIGQGSTSRSLSMLNQKLECQEHGSDHVVGSRNLELQDLRQQIALRETELKLKLAHQNKQSVFGSLRNSYSLNLNRNPGGISVTASPHLPRSLDFPQLDAKEPPRKRLKVGVSSYAQRCVEQSTTAAKLCPPPKDLLLETGKMDKADHGPKPNSMNMTELSVTRCEMRDSERVVMASANLHGIADADHPERTSRMVNACSLSKQDPPLIRMIQNTSTKNTGTGMETNQLMISDGRNVLGSDPNQIRREHELMRSSKDDEVLTLDHAAEVSEKNSVEGSLKNMTVLSDLDNASGAEHGTKEMQSLIEIEESLDKKLDEAQEQRRRCEIEERNALKAYRKAQRALIEANAKCSQLYHQRELYSSRLRSFIMHDTSLFWSSLHNKHLGVQVKSSDNLNQNVDSLPSSSHNMQNEYDQSNQPGYASNIRCLDGVPGDSSHLPVNSSEQCSEPDASTSEPLSHKGPRVANEEFSPLIGPNRSVDEDVDIPPDHNFAQSKQGSQREAQKDGERHESMTSEVSTKISDENSHDFLLREATLRSELVARLGTKSSQYPKGSCSMEAVIEQRSQSDPGSEKTHMSNWSAPNSDAERVRHADFEGTNKLEGHPHDVVEEGESRMSLDNSASIIRSAFCHVKDVSSFKLSRPQQKRLMYDARNDEGVSIYSSTSSSKETDGGLLSEDTASYSCNVAVDPLWPLCMYELRGKCNNDECPWQHIKKCSDGKMRQNLYSDANDCHIESTSSAKRWAVLPSFSKCSPTYVVGLDILKADSRSYEAVVTQNIGQCWQKCFSISLVISSVPKQVRPMDDSVLQNSDGRIEISGCQSRQSSFFRNRNGSLNQINQGSIDGQALEMALLILNQDGNKLERKKKALAVLSRALEADPASVVLWSVYLVIYYSEMKTAGKDDMYYIAVKHNQGSYELWLMYINSRSKLEDRLHAYEDALLALCHHSSASNGHASTRILDLFLQMVNCFCLCGRVDKAIEMICETLPSAENSDERLTLLLSNILSRLTIADKCIFWICCVYLVIYRKLPDAIVQQFECEKELHLIDWPSAHLGEDDRQRAFDLVDFAIRCDITEASLADDANIRLAQHFAVNHFRCAVVLNGLNCDRYLLQRFETMYPTSLELLLLSARAGECDFEDFSSGFENALNKWPREAPGFHCIWNQFAEYALQNGRHDLAKDIMDRWFLSAWQVRYPHDEGVAEMDQDNSCSSPIVASQADSHAAASSYSRMDEIFGFLNLSLLKLLQNQLAEARVAIDKALHVATSENYKLCVREHAKFLLMDGTVAKEGAQISGILDYMSVYINDPRAFPITETLPRKFIGDIKRIRVQQLIKNILCPVSSNFSLVNLVLEAWCGPSLLPQEFDKPDHLVDFVEAMLEISPSNYPLAVSVCKLIKRDLKSSAVTSASLLFWASSVLLSTISHAVPVAPEYAWVEAAAVLVNISGIDAILDGFYKRALSVYPFSVKLWNSFLISMKSEKDASSVLRAAEEKGIEADPEFLLTIMRLQVDEM
- the LOC115726702 gene encoding uncharacterized protein LOC115726702 isoform X2; this translates as MEEPSSKAPVPAPTRTRTTQSAPPIAPSSQFNPKPPKAKEEGELSSSDDDDEPADYTAAQLDTGAVLSGRSHQALSASEISQGNHVKVDAGGPTAISIEYPTRPSIQTKHEKSLGMNQVGHKPGRSGTGGSSGPNSNLVISFSDDESSSDSDEGRQDKSSEDIAKTVRMNGNQKPPTLARKTSKKLGYPTRDSKQMMSKKNPSSRTFIHPKTKNQGANNGIGSAPSIGQGSTSRSLSMLNQKLECQEHGSDHVVGSRNLELQDLRQQIALRETELKLKLAHQNKQSVFGSLRNSYSLNLNRNPGGISVTASPHLPRSLDFPQLDAKEPPRKRLKVGVSSYAQRCVEQSTTAAKLCPPPKDLLLETGKMDKADHGPKPNSMNMTELSVTRCEMRDSERVVMASANLHGIADADHPERTSRMVNACSLSKQDPPLIRMIQNTSTKNTGTGMETNQLMISDGRNVLGSDPNQIRREHELMRSSKDDEVLTLDHAAEVSEKNSVEGSLKNMTVLSDLDNASGAEHGTKEMQSLIEIEESLDKKLDEAQEQRRRCEIEERNALKAYRKAQRALIEANAKCSQLYHQRELYSSRLRSFIMHDTSLFWSSLHNKHLGVQVKSSDNLNQNVDSLPSSSHNMQNEYDQSNQPGYASNIRCLDGVPGDSSHLPVNSSEQCSEPDASTSEPLSHKGPRVANEEFSPLIGPNRSVDEDVDIPPDHNFAQSKQGSQREAQKDGERHESMTSEVSTKISDENSHDFLLREATLRSELVARLGTKSSQYPKGSCSMEAVIEQRSQSDPGSEKTHMSNWSAPNSDAERVRHADFEGTNKLEGHPHDVVEEGESRMSLDNSASIIRSAFCHVKDVSSFKLSRPQQKRLMYDARNDEGVSIYSSTSSSKETDGGLLSEDTASYSCNVAVDPLWPLCMYELRGKCNNDECPWQHIKKCSDGKMRQNLYSDANDCHIESTSSAKRWAVLPSFSKCSPTYVVGLDILKADSRSYEAVVTQNIGQCWQKCFSISLVISSVPKQVRPMDDSVLQNSDGRIEISGCQSRQSSFFRNRNGSLNQINQGSIDGQALEMALLILNQDGNKLERKKKVGISQALAVLSRALEADPASVVLWSVYLVIYYSEMKTAGKDDMYYIAVKHNQGSYELWLMYINSRSKLEDRLHAYEDALLALCHHSSASNGHASTRILDLFLQMVNCFCLCGRVDKAIEMICETLPSAENSDERLTLLLSNILSRLTIADKCIFWICCVYLVIYRKLPDAIVQQFECEKELHLIDWPSAHLGEDDRQRAFDLVDFAIRCDITEASLADDANIRLAQHFAVNHFRCAVVLNGLNCDRYLLQRFETMYPTSLELLLLSARAGECDFEDFSSGFENALNKWPREAPGFHCIWNQFAEYALQNGRHDLAKDIMDRWFLSAWQVRYPHDEGVAEMDQDNSCSSPIVASQADSHAAASSYSRMDEIFGFLNLSLLKLLQNQLAEARVAIDKALHVATSENYKLCVREHAKFLLMDGTVAKEGAQISGILDYMSVYINDPRAFPITETLPRKFIGDIKRIRVQQLIKNILCPVSSNFSLVNLVLEAWCGPSLLPQEFDKPDHLVDFVEAMLEISPSNYPLAVSVCKLIKRDLKSSAVTSASLLFWASSVLLSTISHAVPVAPEYAWVEAAAVLVNISGIDAILDGFYKRALSVYPFSVKLWNSFLISMKSEKDASSVLRAAEEKGIEADPEFLLTIMRLQVDEM